A genomic segment from Malus domestica chromosome 05, GDT2T_hap1 encodes:
- the LOC103439150 gene encoding coatomer subunit gamma-2 isoform X2, giving the protein MGADFERVDEYGLGPRENLTEAVNAVISLLGMQPCEGTEAVASNSRSHTCVLSGVYIGNVKVLVRLLFGIDSSSKEVAMKLTVRSEDGAVSDAIHEIVASG; this is encoded by the exons ATGGGCGCGGATTTTGAGCGGGTAGATGAATATGGCCTGGGGCCAAGGGAGAACTTGACTGAAGCTGTTAATGCTGTCATCAGCCTCCTTGGAATGCAACCCTGTGAG GGCACAGAGGCCGTTGCGAGCAACTCAAGGTCACACACTTGTGTATTGTCCGGTGTATACATAGGCAATGTGAAGGTCCTTGTGCGGTTGTTATTTGGAATTGATAGTTCATCAAAGGAGGTTGCGATGAAACTCACTGTGAGATCTGAGGACGGAGCTGTTAGTGATGCGATTCATGAGATTGTAGCCAGCGGCTAG
- the LOC103439149 gene encoding guanine nucleotide-binding protein subunit beta-1, whose amino-acid sequence MSVAELKERHVAASDTVNSLRERLKQKRASLLDTDVAEYARSQGKTPVTFGPTDLVCCRTLQGHTGKVYSLDWTSEKNRIVSASQDGRLIVWNALTSQKTHAIKLPCAWVMTCAFSPTGQSVACGGLDSVCSIFNLNSLCDKDGNLPVSRTLSGHKGYVSSCQYVPDEDTHLISGSGDQTCVLWDITTGLRTSVFGGEFQSGHTADVLSVSINQSNSRLFVSGSCDTTARLWDTRVASRAVRTFHGHEGDVNVVKFFPDGNRFGTGSDDGTCRLFDIRTGHQLQVYHQPHGDNDIPPVKTIAFSISGRLLFAGYTNGDCYVWDTLLAKVVLNLGSLQNSHEAQISCLGLSADGSALCTGSWDTNLKIWAFGGHRKII is encoded by the exons ATGTCAGTCGCGGAGCTCAAAGAGCGCCACGTGGCGGCCAGCGACACCGTCAACTCGCTCAGAGAGCGGCTGAAGCAGAAGCGCGCTTCCTTGCTGGACACAGATG TGGCTGAGTATGCAAGGTCACAGGGGAAGACTCCGGTCACATTTGGCCCCACCGATCTCGTATGCTGCAGAACCTTGCAAGGTCATACAGGAAAG GTGTATTCGTTAGATTGGACCTCTGAAAAGAATCGAATTGTCAGTGCATCTCAAGACGGGCGTTTAATAGTGTGGAATGCACTAACAAGCCAGAAGACTCATGCCATAAAACTACCTTGTGCATGGGTCATGACTTGTGCTTTCTCACCGACTGGTCAATCTGTTGCTTGCGGTGGTCTTGATAGTGTTTGCTCTATTTTCAACTTGAATTCCCTGTGTGACAAGGATGGGAATCTACCTGTATCAAGAACACTTAGTGGGCATAAGGGTTATGTTTCCTCCTGTCAATACGTTCCAGATGAGGACACTCACCTGATTAGTGGATCTGGAGATCAAACGTGTGTTTTATGGGATATTACTACTGGACTCAGGACTTCAGTTTTTGGAGGTGAATTTCAGTCTGGACACACTGCAGATGTACTGAG TGTGTCCATCAATCAAAGCAACTCGAGATTGTTTGTGTCTGGTTCTTGTGATACAACTGCCCGATTGTGGGATACTCGTGTTGCAAGTCGAGCAGTGCGGACGTTTCATGGTCATGAGGGGGATGTTAATGTGGTAAAGTTCTTTCCAGATGGAAATAGATTTGGAACTGGCTCAGATGATGGAACTTGCAGATTGTTTGACATTAGAACCGGGCACCAGCTCCAAGTATACCATCAGCCACATGGTGATAATGATATCCCACCTGTGAAAACCATTGCATTCTCAATATCAGGAAGGCTTCTCTTTGCTGGATACACAAATGGGGATTGCTATGTATGGGATACTTTGTTGGCAAAG GTGGTTTTGAACCTGGGATCCCTCCAAAACTCACACGAGGCACAGATTAGCTGTTTGGGTTTGTCAGCTGATGGTAGTGCCTTGTGTACAGGAAGTTGGGATACAAATTTAAAG ATATGGGCCTTCGGAGGGCATAGGAAAATAATTTGA
- the LOC103439170 gene encoding LOW QUALITY PROTEIN: glucan endo-1,3-beta-glucosidase 7 (The sequence of the model RefSeq protein was modified relative to this genomic sequence to represent the inferred CDS: substituted 2 bases at 2 genomic stop codons), whose protein sequence is MPPLTISLMVLFMTIIIFIADSQSFIGVNYQVANNLSPPSNTAKLLQSTSIKRVHLYSVDPAIIKALAGSCITIVIDAANGDIPALTSDPNATGQWVNSNVLPFYPASKIDLINVGNEVLLSNDQGLISQLLLAMRNVQSALTAASLDGKVRVSTVHSMAVLVQSDPPSVGLFNLGFQDILKGLLSFXRDNGSSFTVNPYPFFAYQSDPRPETLAFCLFQPNAGRVNSGNGIKYMNLFDAXVDVVRSALNAVGFKDIDILIAETGWPYHGDDNEIGPSVENARAYNGNLIAHLRSMVGTPLMPGQSVETYIFALYDEDLKPGPASERYFGLFKPDLTATYDVGLTKSSQMTQSPSPKPTSAQWCVPKSDVFIAQLQANLDYACGHGIDCSAIQPGGACFDPNTVASHAAYAMNLYYHIVVTVPLNCNFSQTATLTSSNPSYNGCSYPGGSTGLPVEAGKVNIISNNGFVRVRNQLDIRNKVLVYFFVVFNLYM, encoded by the exons ATGCCTCCTCTCACAATCTCACTCATGGTCCTCTTCATGACCATAA TCATTTTCATTGCAGACTCACAATCCTTTATCGGCGTCAACTACCAGGTCGCCAACAACCTCTCGCCGCCCTCCAACACCGCAAAGCTCCTCCAGTCCACCTCCATCAAGCGCGTCCATCTCTACAGCGTCGACCCGGCCATCATCAAGGCCCTCGCTGGCTCCTGCATCACCATCGTCATCGACGCCGCCAACGGTGACATCCCGGCCCTCACCTCCGATCCCAACGCAACGGGGCAGTGGGTGAACTCCAACGTCCTCCCCTTCTACCCCGCCAGTAAAATCGACCTCATCAATGTCGGCAATGAGGTCCTCCTATCCAACGACCAGGGCCTCATCTCCCAGCTCCTCCTTGCCATGCGAAATGTCCAATCTGCCCTCACCGCTGCGTCTCTCGATGGCAAGGTCCGGGTCTCCACGGTGCACTCCATGGCCGTTTTGGTCCAGTCCGACCCGCCTTCTGTGGGTCTGTTCAACCTGGGATTCCAGGACATCCTCAAAGGACTTCTCTCCTTCTAAAGGGACAATGGATCGTCGTTTACGGTTAACCCGTACCCGTTTTTCGCGTACCAGAGCGACCCGAGGCCCGAAACACTGGCGTTTTGCTTGTTCCAGCCTAACGCGGGAAGAGTCAACTCGGGGAATGGGATCAAGTACATGAACTTGTTCGATGCTTAG GTTGATGTCGTGCGGTCAGCCTTGAATGCAGTTGGATTCAAAGACATTGACATTTTGATTGCTGAGACTGGATGGCCATACCATGGAGATGACAACGAAATTGGACCTAGTGTGGAGAATGCAAGGGCATATAATGGAAATTTGATTGCACATCTTAGATCCATGGTTGGGACTCCGTTAATGCCTGGACAATCTGTGGAGACGTATATCTTCGCGCTCTATGATGAGGATTTGAAACCTGGTCCAGCCTCTGAGCGATACTTCGGTCTGTTCAAGCCTGATCTAACTGCGACATATGACGTTGGTCTCACAAAGAGTAGCCAGATGACGCA GTCTCCATCACCCAAGCCTACTTCAGCACAGTGGTGTGTGCCCAAATCCGACGTTTTTATTGCTCAATTGCAGGCAAATCTTGACTATGCTTGCGGCCATGGTATTGATTGCAGCGCAATCCAACCAGGAGGCGCctgttttgatccaaacactgTTGCATCGCACGCTGCCTATGCCATGAATCTATATTATCATATTGTTGTCACAGTTCCTTTGAATTGTAATTTCTCACAAACAGCAACGCTCACATCCTCAAATCCCA GTTATAATGGTTGCAGTTACCCTGGTGGAAGTACAGGACTACCTGTGGAAGCAGGGAAGGTTAATATTATATCAAATAACGGATTCGTTAGGGTTAGAAATCAATTGGATATAAGGAATAAGGTATTGGTGtacttttttgttgtttttaatttaTACATGTAG
- the LOC103439150 gene encoding coatomer subunit gamma isoform X1: protein MAQPLVKKDDDRDDEEYSPFLGIEKGAVLQEARVFNDPQLDARRCSQVITKLLYLLNQGESFTKVEATEVFFSVTKLFQSRDIGLRRMVYLIIKELSPSADEVIIVTSSLMKDMNSKTDMYRANAIRVLCRITDGTLLTQIERYLKQAIVDKNPVVASAALVSGIHLLQTNPEIVKRWSNEVQESVQSRAALVQFHALALLHQIRQNDRLAVSKLVTSLTRGTVRSPLAQCLLIRYTSQVIRESGNVQTGDRPFYDYLEGCLRHKVEMVIFEAARAITELHGVTPRELTPAITVLQLFLSSSKPVLRFAAVRTLNKVAMTHPVPVTNCNIDMESLISDQNRSIATLAITTLLKTGNESSVDRLMKQITNFMSDIADEFKIVVVEAIRSLCLKFPLKFRALMNFLSNILREEGGFEYKKAIVDSIVILIRDIPDAKESGLLHLCEFIEDCEFTYLSTQILHFLGIEGPKTSDPSKYIRYIYNRVHLENATVRASAVSTLAKFGALVDSLKPRVFILLRRCLFDSDDEVRDRATLYLNTLGGDGSVIETDNDVKDFLFGSLDVPLVNLETSLKNYEASEEPFDIKSVPKEVKSQPLAEKKAQSKKPTGLGAPPTGPASTVDAYETLLSSIPEFSNFGKLFKSSAPVELTEPETEYAVNVVKHIFDSHVVFQYNCTNTIPEQLLEDVIVVVDASEAEEFSEVASRSLRSLPYDTPGQTFLAFEKPEGIPAVGKFTNLLRFIVKEVDPTTGEAEEDGVEDEYQLEDLEVVAADYILKVPVFNFKNAWESMGADFERVDEYGLGPRENLTEAVNAVISLLGMQPCEGTEAVASNSRSHTCVLSGVYIGNVKVLVRLLFGIDSSSKEVAMKLTVRSEDGAVSDAIHEIVASG, encoded by the exons ATGGCTCAGCCTCTCGTGAAGAAGGACGACGATCGTGACGATGAAG AGTACTCGCCGTTTCTGGGGATTGAGAAGGGTGCTGTTCTTCAGGAAGCGAGAGTTTTCAATGATCCTCAACTCGATGCTAGAAGATGCTCCCAG GTTATCACAAAACTTTTGTACCTACTGAACCAAGGGGAAAGCTTTACAAAG GTTGAAGCTACAGAAGTTTTCTTTTCTGTGACTAAGCTTTTCCAATCAAGAGATATAGGATTGAGGAGAATGGTTTACCTGATCATAAAAGAATTGTCCCCCTCTGCAGATGAG GTTATTATTGTGACAAGCTCCCTGATGAAGGATATGAATAGTAAAACTGACATGTATCGGGCAAATGCCATCCGTGTGCTCTGTCGGATTACGGATGGAACCCTTCTTACCCAGATTGAGCGGTATTTGAAACAAGCCATCGTTGATAAGAATCCAGTGGTTGCGAGTGCAGCTCTGGTCAGTGGGATCCATCTTCTCCAG ACTAACCCAGAGATTGTCAAAAGGTGGAGTAATGAGGTTCAGGAATCTGTCCAGTCAAGAGCAGCCCTTGTACAATTCCATGCACTGGCTTTACTTCATCAG ATACGACAGAATGACCGTCTTGCTGTTAGCAAGTTGGTTACCAGCTTGACAAGGGGGACTGTCCGCTCTCCATTGGCCCAGTGCCTGTTGATTCGTTATACTAGTCAG GTTATCCGCGAGTCTGGAAATGTACAAACAGGGGACCGTCCCTTTTACGATTATCTTGAGGGTTGTCTTCGCCACAAAGTAGAGATGGTGATTTTTGAGGCTGCTAGAGCAATTACAGAGCTCCATGGTGTGACCCCCAGAGAACTTACTCCAGCAATCACTGTTCTGCAGCTATTTCTAAGTTCTTCCAAACCAGTTTTAAGATTTGCTGCTGTCCGCACCTTGAATAAG GTGGCAATGACACATCCAGTGCCTGTCACAAACTGCAACATTGATATGGAGAGTTTGATTTCTGACCAGAACAGAAGCATTGCCACACTTGCTATCACAACACTTCTGAAGACAGGAAATGAATCAAGTGTGGATCGATTGATGAAGCAGATAACTAATTTCATGTCAGATATTGCTGATGAGTTCAAAATTGTTGTTGTGGAAGCCATAAGATCGTTGTGTTTGAAATTTCCATTGAAGTTCAGAGCTTT GATGAACTTTTTGAGCAACATTCTCAGAgaagaaggtggatttgagtaCAAAAAGGCAATTGTTGATTCAATTGTGATTCTCATAAGAGATATTCCTGATGCAAAAGAAAGTGGCTTGCTTCATCTCTGTGAGTTCATCGAAGATTGTGAATTCACCTATCTTTCTACACAG ATACTCCACTTTTTGGGTATTGAAGGGCCAAAAACATCTGATCCAAGCAAATATATACGGTACATTTATAATCGAGTACATCTTGAGAATGCCACTGTTCGTGCCAGTGCGGTTAGTACATTGGCAAAATTTGGTGCTTTGGTCGATTCATTGAAG CCACGAGTGTTTATTCTGCTGCGAAGATGTCTctttgacagtgatgatgag GTTCGTGATAGGGCAACACTCTATCTAAATACGCTTGGCGGAGATGGTTCAGTTATTGAGACTGACAATGATGTAAAGGACTTCCTCTTTGGGTCTCTGGATGTCCCACTTGTCAATCTGGAGACAAGTTTGAAGAATTAT GAGGCTTCGGAAGAACCATTTGACATTAAATCTGTACCCAAGGAGGTTAAGTCGCAGCCACTTGCTGAGAAGAAAGCCCAGAGTAAAAAGCCAACTGGTCTTGGTGCTCCTCCAACTGGCCCTGCATCCACAGTTGATGCTTATGAGACGTTGCTTTCCTCTATTCCGGAGTTTTCAAACTTTGGGAAACTCTTCAAG TCCTCAGCACCTGTGGAGTTAACAGAGCCAGAAACCGAATATGCAGTTAATGTTGTCAAGCACATTTTTGATAGCCATGTTGTGTTCCAGTACAACTGCACCAATACCATTCCCGAGCAATTACTGGAAGAT GTCATTGTTGTGGTGGATGCTTCAGAAGCTGAGGAATTTTCTGAAGTGGCATCCAGGTCTCTCAGGTCTCTTCCGTATGATACACCTGGACAAACCTTTTTGGCATTTGAGAAGCCAGAAGGCATCCCTGCAGTTGGAAAATTTACAAACTTGTTGAGGTTCATTGTTAAAGAG GTTGATCCAACCACTGGTGAGGCAGAGGAAGATGGTGTGGAAGATGAATACCAGCTGGAAGATCTTGAGGTTGTCGCTGCTGATTACATTTTGAAGGTTCCAGTCTTCAATTTCAAGAATGCTTGGGAAAGCATGGGCGCGGATTTTGAGCGGGTAGATGAATATGGCCTGGGGCCAAGGGAGAACTTGACTGAAGCTGTTAATGCTGTCATCAGCCTCCTTGGAATGCAACCCTGTGAG GGCACAGAGGCCGTTGCGAGCAACTCAAGGTCACACACTTGTGTATTGTCCGGTGTATACATAGGCAATGTGAAGGTCCTTGTGCGGTTGTTATTTGGAATTGATAGTTCATCAAAGGAGGTTGCGATGAAACTCACTGTGAGATCTGAGGACGGAGCTGTTAGTGATGCGATTCATGAGATTGTAGCCAGCGGCTAG
- the LOC103439151 gene encoding putative proline-rich receptor-like protein kinase PERK6: MGSSDDQNSSSDSPPSDSSSSSNNSSPPSNSNSSKNSNNNSKDSDNSSSSNNSKNSPPSNNNNNSNDNSNNSNDNSNNSNNNSNGNSNGNKNGNSNGNSNGNSNGDSSNGNSNGDSSNGNSNGDSNGNSDSNDNNNSNDNNLNNNSNSQKSPPQNSNSQKSPPSQNNGGDKNSNSQKSPPQNSNSQKSPSSQNNGDNNSNSQKSPPQNSNSQKSPPKSSQGNWSPKSSDDWSPPALGSSSKSHRSPSSDNDGSPPPSHSGSSTPIIVGVVAAAGVFLLVMVLFFLACSKRRKKRQTSSHLMENPEPYRPNGSGEYWQGEPKSSEHVLNMPPSGRAPNGGWTMSSGGAPPTMSSEMSSANFSGPHGPPLPPPHPNVAFGFNKSTFTYEELAAATSGFDQAKLLGQGGFGFVHKGVLPNGKEIAVKSLKAGSGQGDREFAAEVEIISRVHHRHLVSLVGYCLAGEKKLLVYEYVANNNLEFHLRGANRPPLEWTNRVKIAVGSAKGLAYLHEDCHPKIIHRDIKAANILIDYSFEAKVADFGLAKLNQENVTHVSTRVMGTFGYLAPEYASSGKLTEKSDVFSFGIMLLELITGRPPVDLSGECEEDTLVDWARPLCMKAIDTGDYSELLDPRLENNYDQEQVARMVACAAASVRHSAKKRPKMSQVVRALEGDVSMEDLHEGIKGHFGSSGSASTDSDNDSYNAKLKGLRKPALMDSTEYPSSEYGATTE; the protein is encoded by the exons ATGGGTTCCTCTGACGATCAGAATTCGTCATCAGATTCTCCACCGTCGGACTCTTCATCATCTTCGAACAACTCATCGCCTCCCTCCAACAGCAACTCGTCCAAAAATTCAAACAACAACTCAAAAGACTCGGATAATTCATCGTCTTCCAACAACTCGAAAAACTCGCCGccttccaacaacaacaacaattccaACGACAACTCCAACAATTCCAACGACAActccaacaattccaacaacaaCTCAAACGGGAACTCAAATGGCAACAAAAATGGCAATTCAAATGGCAACTCGAATGGAAACTCGAACGGCGACTCCTCGAATGGAAACTCGAACGGCGACTCCTCGAATGGAAACTCGAACGGCGACTCAAATGGAAACTCAGACTCAAACGACAACAATAACTCAAACGACAACAACTTGAACAATAACTCCAATTCCCAAAAGTCCCCTCCACAAAACTCCAACTCTCAAAAATCTCCTCCTTCTCAGAACAATGGAGGGGACAAAAACTCCAATTCCCAAAAGTCACCCCCACAAAACTCCAACTCCCAAAAATCTCCCTCTTCCCAGAACAACGGGGACAATAACTCCAACTCCCAAAAGTCCCCTCCACAAAACTCCAATTCCCAAAAATCTCCACCCAAATCATCCCAGGGGAATTGGTCACCGAAGTCGTCTGATGATTGGTCACCCCCAGCACTTGGATCATCAAGCAAGTCACATCGCTCACCATCATCAGACAATGATGGATCGCCGCCACCATCGCACTCAGGGAGCTCCACGCCTATCATAGTAGGAGTTGTAGCTGCGGCAGGGGTGTTCTTGCTtgtcatggttttgttcttcttGGCTTGCTctaagagaaggaagaagagacaGACTTCTTCCCACCTCATGGAGAACCCTGAACCATATCGTCCAAATG GAAGCGGTGAGTATTGGCAAGGTGAACCTAAAAGCTCCGAGCACGTTCTTAATATGCCTCCTTCTGGCCGCGCGCCAAATGGAGGTTGGACTATGTCATCCGGTGGAGCACCCCCCACGATGAGCAGCGAAATGAGCTCCGCCAACTTCTCCGGTCCACACGGTCCCCCTCTGCCACCTCCACACCCTAATGTGGCATTCGGGTTCAACAAGAGCACCTTCACCTATGAAGAGCTGGCGGCTGCAACCTCAGGGTTTGACCAAGCCAAGCTACTAGGCCAAGGTGGCTTTGGGTTTGTGCACAAAGGGGTGTTGCCAAATGGAAAGGAAATTGCCGTTAAGAGCCTCAAAGCGGGTAGCGGACAAGGTGACCGTGAATTTGCAGCCGAGGTTGAGATCATCAGCCGTGTTCATCATCGCCACCTTGTGTCGCTTGTTGGGTACTGCCTTGCAGGAGAAAAGAAATTGTTGGTGTATGAATATGTTGCTAATAACAACCTCGAGTTCCACCTTCGGG GCGCGAATCGGCCTCCCTTGGAATGGACCAACAGGGTCAAAATTGCTGTGGGATCGGCTAAAGGGCTTGCTTATTTGCACGAAGACT GTCACCCGAAGATTATCCACCGTGACATTAAAGCTGCAAATATTCTGATTGACTATAGTTTCGAGGCTAAG GTGGCAGATTTTGGACTAGCAAAGCTAAACCAGGAAAATGTCACCCATGTATCTACTCGTGTCATGGGAACATTTGG GTATTTGGCTCCTGAGTACGCATCGAGTGGCAAGCTGACCGAGAAGTCTGACGTCTTCTCTTTTGGTATTATGCTTCTGGAGCTGATCACTGGGCGCCCCCCGGTGGACTTGTCTGGGGAATGTGAGGAAGATACCTTAGTAGACTGG GCAAGGCCTCTCTGCATGAAAGCAATAGATACTGGGGACTATTCTGAATTGTTGGATCCACGACTAGAGAACAATTACGACCAGGAACAGGTGGCACGCATGGTGGCGTGTGCGGCTGCGAGTGTTCGACACTCTGCAAAGAAGCGTCCGAAAATGAGCCAg GTTGTTCGTGCATTGGAAGGCGATGTCTCAATGGAAGACTTGCACGAGGGGATTAAAGGGCACTTTGGGTCGTCTGGCTCGGCTTCCACCGATAGTGATAATGATTCGTATAACGCGAAATTGAAAGGGCTTAGGAAGCCGGCGTTGATGGACAGCACAGAATATCCAAGCAGCGAGTACGGTGCTACAACCGA GTAG